From Cucumis melo cultivar AY chromosome 1, USDA_Cmelo_AY_1.0, whole genome shotgun sequence, a single genomic window includes:
- the LOC127149075 gene encoding malate dehydrogenase, chloroplastic-like isoform X1: MESEMAATSATSLSIGATASLNTKLNLFSQSKSTSLRINSQEKLQSFCGLKADSSLRCDSESSFLGKQSSAALWRHLAPSVQRANLNLCKNLQPQASYKVAVLGAAGGIGHFLLEEDDKFLDKV, translated from the exons ATGG AGTCAGAAATGGCAGCAACATCAGCAACTAGTTTGTCAATTGGAGCAACTGCATCACTTAATACTAAGCTCAACTTGTTTTCCCAGTCAAAGTCTACTAGCCTAAGAATCAATTCACAAGAGAAGCTTCAGAGCTTCTGTGGCCTCAAGGCAGATTCATCCCTTCGTTGTGACTCAGAGTCGTCTTTCCTAGGGAAACAGAGCAGCGCTGCCCTATGGCGTCATCTTGCTCCTTCAGTACAAAGAGCGAACCTGAATTTATGCAAAAATCTTCAACCTCAAGCCTCTTACAAAGTTGCTGTTCTTGGAGCTGCTGGAGGAATAG GTCATTTTCTACTAGAGGAGGATGATAAGTTTCTAGATAAGGTTTGA
- the LOC127149075 gene encoding malate dehydrogenase, chloroplastic-like isoform X2: MAATSATSLSIGATASLNTKLNLFSQSKSTSLRINSQEKLQSFCGLKADSSLRCDSESSFLGKQSSAALWRHLAPSVQRANLNLCKNLQPQASYKVAVLGAAGGIGHFLLEEDDKFLDKV; this comes from the exons ATGGCAGCAACATCAGCAACTAGTTTGTCAATTGGAGCAACTGCATCACTTAATACTAAGCTCAACTTGTTTTCCCAGTCAAAGTCTACTAGCCTAAGAATCAATTCACAAGAGAAGCTTCAGAGCTTCTGTGGCCTCAAGGCAGATTCATCCCTTCGTTGTGACTCAGAGTCGTCTTTCCTAGGGAAACAGAGCAGCGCTGCCCTATGGCGTCATCTTGCTCCTTCAGTACAAAGAGCGAACCTGAATTTATGCAAAAATCTTCAACCTCAAGCCTCTTACAAAGTTGCTGTTCTTGGAGCTGCTGGAGGAATAG GTCATTTTCTACTAGAGGAGGATGATAAGTTTCTAGATAAGGTTTGA